One window from the genome of Rubidibacter lacunae KORDI 51-2 encodes:
- a CDS encoding AAA family ATPase — translation MRDRIQQLADNIGRVLVGKETSIRLVLSALLGGGHALLEDVPGVGKTLLAKSLARSIDGTFQRIQCTPDLLPSDITGTNIWNQNAGEFGFMPGPVFAHVLLADEINRATPRTQSALLEVMEERQVTLDGKTHKVPKPFFTIATQNPVEYQGTFPLPEAQMDRFALSLSLGYPTADEELRILQYQGEIASDDLEACITPEEVLALQAACLEVEVAISVQKYILNLVRASRADEEIALGVSPRGTVALQKVARAFAYIEGRNYVEPDDVKFLAPHVLAHRLIPNAGRNARAIVDRLLRSVAVED, via the coding sequence ATGAGAGACCGCATTCAGCAGCTTGCCGACAACATCGGTCGGGTTCTAGTCGGTAAAGAGACCTCGATTCGCCTCGTTCTCTCCGCATTGCTCGGCGGCGGTCACGCTTTGCTTGAAGATGTTCCGGGAGTGGGAAAAACGCTGCTGGCTAAGTCCTTGGCGCGCTCGATCGACGGCACCTTCCAACGCATTCAATGCACGCCCGACCTTTTACCCAGTGACATTACCGGCACGAACATCTGGAATCAGAACGCAGGTGAGTTCGGTTTCATGCCCGGTCCAGTATTTGCCCACGTCCTGCTCGCCGACGAAATTAACCGCGCGACGCCGCGCACCCAGTCGGCCTTGCTGGAAGTGATGGAAGAGCGTCAAGTTACGCTTGACGGTAAAACTCACAAGGTACCCAAGCCTTTCTTCACGATCGCGACGCAAAACCCAGTGGAATATCAGGGCACATTCCCGCTACCCGAAGCGCAAATGGACCGCTTCGCCCTATCCCTAAGCCTCGGCTACCCGACCGCCGACGAAGAACTACGTATCCTGCAGTACCAGGGAGAAATTGCCAGCGACGACTTAGAAGCCTGCATTACCCCCGAGGAAGTGCTAGCCTTGCAAGCCGCCTGTCTGGAGGTTGAAGTTGCAATTTCCGTGCAAAAATACATCCTCAATTTAGTGCGCGCGTCCCGAGCGGACGAGGAAATCGCCCTCGGCGTCAGTCCGCGCGGGACCGTGGCACTCCAGAAAGTCGCTCGAGCCTTCGCCTACATCGAAGGTCGGAATTACGTCGAGCCCGACGACGTCAAGTTCCTCGCACCCCACGTTCTCGCCCATCGCCTCATTCCTAACGCCGGGCGTAACGCTCGGGCGATTGTCGATCGCCTGTTGCGGTCGGTCGCTGTCGAAGACTGA
- a CDS encoding SDR family NAD(P)-dependent oxidoreductase, with protein MAATVLITGASQGIGRATARLFAERGCGVVLAARTTERLKQVAETIRASGGKALAIPTDVTDRQQVAALAEQAIATYGRVDVLVNNAGICMTAAMADTELRDWQQVLNVNLWGYINTIRAMLPHFLERGSGAIVNVGSVGSKVPLPGMTAYCTSKYAVAGLSETLRLELAPCGIEVCAVHPSVTNSDFLERAIFRGDPDALRQQMQTTLQSPIASQPEDVARAIWNVVQHPQPEVAVGSAAIAKTLYRLAPGLTQWLMRLRN; from the coding sequence ATGGCCGCTACCGTTCTAATTACCGGTGCATCCCAAGGAATCGGTCGGGCAACGGCACGACTGTTTGCCGAGCGAGGCTGCGGCGTTGTCTTGGCTGCCCGAACGACCGAGCGCCTGAAGCAGGTTGCCGAAACGATTCGCGCTAGCGGTGGCAAGGCGTTAGCAATTCCAACGGATGTGACCGACCGCCAGCAGGTCGCCGCGCTTGCGGAGCAAGCGATCGCTACTTACGGTCGGGTGGACGTGCTGGTAAACAATGCCGGGATTTGCATGACTGCCGCGATGGCAGATACGGAACTTAGAGACTGGCAGCAAGTTCTCAACGTCAATTTGTGGGGCTATATCAACACGATTCGAGCCATGTTGCCGCATTTCCTAGAGCGCGGGAGCGGTGCGATCGTCAACGTTGGCTCCGTCGGCAGTAAAGTCCCGCTACCGGGCATGACCGCCTACTGCACCAGTAAATACGCCGTCGCGGGCTTGAGCGAAACCCTGCGCCTCGAACTCGCTCCGTGCGGCATCGAGGTTTGTGCCGTGCATCCTAGCGTCACGAACAGTGACTTCCTAGAGCGCGCAATTTTCCGGGGCGACCCCGACGCCCTGCGCCAGCAAATGCAAACCACCCTCCAAAGCCCGATCGCGAGCCAGCCCGAGGACGTTGCCCGCGCGATTTGGAACGTGGTGCAACACCCGCAACCCGAGGTTGCCGTTGGCTCCGCCGCGATCGCCAAGACGCTTTATCGCCTTGCCCCCGGTCTGACTCAGTGGCTGATGCGTTTGCGCAACTGA
- a CDS encoding DUF7734 family protein: protein MSATWGRRLEAYTLACPQEVLLVTATIEGDRDEIAVFKGFSSSLVRSTAFDPDVPVLPESAEILSIDRVASPYVPANPHYIERGLSLSQMEARLQAVGV, encoded by the coding sequence ATGTCTGCAACCTGGGGACGACGCTTGGAAGCCTACACGCTCGCCTGCCCGCAAGAGGTACTGCTAGTAACGGCGACGATCGAGGGCGATCGCGACGAGATTGCGGTTTTTAAGGGGTTTTCGAGTTCGCTGGTGCGATCGACGGCGTTCGACCCAGATGTGCCCGTACTGCCCGAGTCGGCTGAAATCCTCAGCATCGATCGCGTTGCCAGTCCGTACGTTCCCGCAAACCCTCATTACATCGAACGCGGATTATCTTTATCGCAAATGGAAGCCCGATTGCAAGCTGTAGGGGTTTAG
- a CDS encoding bifunctional riboflavin kinase/FAD synthetase has translation MHIASTTADILAPTALALGNFDGVHRGHQQVIRPVLAAADGMAARPTVVTFDPHPREFFSGERRLALTPLPEKAAYLNAIGIEQLVALRFDAALAALDPQTFVREVLVAQLQARFVSIGRDFCFGQQRAGTAEDLKAIATPDGIEVAIAGLELDGEARISSSRIRAALSEGKVATARQWLGRPYALCGTVVVGAQLGRKLGFPTANLQMPPNKFLPCHGVYYVRVTIGGAVGNDGRSSAASLGGATQRMNDANPILPGVMNLGVRPTVDGRQLRAEVHLLDWSGDLYGRAISVELLEFLRSERSFSSLDALKTQIAADCDAARRLASR, from the coding sequence ATGCACATTGCTTCGACGACAGCTGACATCTTGGCCCCAACCGCGCTAGCGCTCGGAAACTTCGACGGCGTTCATCGCGGCCACCAGCAGGTGATTCGCCCGGTGCTGGCTGCAGCAGACGGGATGGCAGCCCGACCGACGGTAGTGACCTTCGACCCGCACCCGCGCGAGTTTTTCAGCGGCGAACGGCGTTTGGCCCTAACGCCCCTGCCCGAAAAAGCCGCATACCTGAACGCGATCGGCATCGAGCAGCTAGTGGCGCTGCGCTTCGATGCTGCACTGGCGGCACTCGACCCTCAAACCTTCGTACGGGAGGTTCTCGTCGCGCAACTTCAGGCGCGTTTTGTCAGCATCGGACGTGATTTTTGCTTCGGACAGCAGCGGGCAGGGACAGCAGAGGACCTCAAGGCGATCGCGACACCCGACGGCATCGAGGTGGCGATCGCGGGGCTGGAGCTTGATGGCGAGGCGCGCATCAGCAGCTCCCGCATCCGCGCGGCCCTGAGCGAGGGCAAGGTAGCCACCGCCCGACAATGGCTCGGGCGTCCCTATGCGCTTTGCGGCACGGTCGTCGTCGGGGCGCAGTTAGGGCGGAAGCTGGGGTTCCCGACGGCGAATCTGCAGATGCCGCCGAACAAGTTTTTGCCATGTCACGGCGTTTACTACGTGCGAGTTACGATCGGCGGTGCTGTAGGGAATGATGGCAGAAGTTCTGCTGCTAGCCTTGGTGGCGCGACACAAAGGATGAACGATGCTAACCCAATCTTGCCGGGCGTAATGAACCTAGGCGTACGCCCAACGGTCGACGGTCGGCAACTGAGGGCAGAAGTCCACCTGCTAGATTGGTCGGGTGATTTGTACGGACGGGCGATTAGTGTCGAATTATTGGAATTCTTGCGCTCCGAGCGCTCGTTCTCCTCTCTTGACGCCCTCAAGACCCAGATTGCTGCCGACTGCGATGCGGCCCGCCGGCTTGCTAGCCGCTAA
- a CDS encoding Uma2 family endonuclease, which yields MENRSSPKDILALVEVSDSTLDFDRNDNALVYAREGIGELWIVNLKAMEIEVRQQPSPRGYLNLEIYRRDRTIGFEFGSVEYRVDRLFENVPEPDA from the coding sequence CTGGAGAATCGTTCCAGTCCGAAGGATATCTTGGCATTGGTAGAGGTCTCTGACTCGACCCTCGACTTCGACAGGAATGACAATGCACTGGTGTATGCGCGTGAGGGAATCGGAGAGCTGTGGATCGTCAATCTCAAAGCGATGGAGATTGAGGTTCGCCAACAGCCGAGCCCCCGTGGGTACCTAAATTTGGAGATATATCGTCGCGATCGGACGATCGGGTTTGAGTTTGGTTCGGTTGAGTATCGAGTGGATCGGTTATTTGAGAATGTTCCCGAACCCGATGCATGA
- the cobA gene encoding uroporphyrinogen-III C-methyltransferase yields MERSQLQPVFIVGAGPGTVDYLTLKARDAIAAADVLIHDALVDPRVLAIAPTACVRIDVGKRGGGDSTPQSKIDALLVQHALAGRRVVRLKGGDPFVFGRSRSELTALQAAGCSVEVVPGVSSAIAAPALAGIPLTDPELSGSFVVLTGHDLDRHDWRAIARLDTIVVLMGARNLEGIVSRLVQHGCNERVPIAVIRECGRPEQQVWTGTLATIAEQTADIDLSPAVIAIGKVVRLHECWKQLHAPSTANLPLSGLTVLITRSEQQSDTFAQLLSDRGAGYIDLPALEIRPPSSWRALDRSIAHLSEFDWLILTSGNGVDAFWERLRKRQLDARSLAGIKIAVVGKKTAAVLRQCGLQPDFMPSKFVADALVAEFPESVIGKRILFPRVESGGREILVQELGNRGAIVTEVPAYQSGCPQAISPGALQALQQKWVDVITFASSKTVQNFCRLLLPTFETQGALNAALDGIAVAAIGPQTAWTCRSLFGRCDVEATEHTLEGLTDAIADWAARTRKHAPS; encoded by the coding sequence ATGGAGCGCTCGCAGTTACAGCCCGTTTTTATCGTTGGCGCCGGACCGGGGACGGTTGACTACCTGACGCTCAAGGCCCGCGATGCGATCGCGGCAGCAGACGTACTGATTCACGATGCCTTAGTCGATCCGCGGGTGTTAGCGATCGCGCCAACCGCCTGCGTGCGGATCGACGTGGGCAAGCGCGGCGGCGGCGACAGTACGCCTCAGAGCAAAATCGACGCGCTGTTGGTGCAGCACGCCCTGGCCGGACGGCGCGTGGTGCGGCTCAAGGGCGGCGACCCATTCGTGTTCGGTCGATCGCGCTCGGAACTCACGGCACTCCAAGCAGCGGGCTGCTCCGTGGAGGTCGTACCCGGCGTGTCTTCGGCAATTGCAGCGCCAGCTTTGGCAGGCATTCCACTGACCGATCCCGAGCTGAGCGGTAGTTTCGTCGTCCTGACCGGTCACGATCTCGACCGTCACGACTGGCGGGCGATCGCGCGGCTCGACACGATCGTGGTGTTGATGGGCGCGCGCAATCTCGAGGGCATCGTATCGCGGCTGGTGCAACACGGTTGTAACGAGCGCGTGCCAATTGCCGTCATACGCGAGTGCGGACGGCCCGAACAGCAGGTGTGGACGGGAACGCTAGCAACGATTGCCGAGCAAACTGCCGATATCGATCTGTCGCCAGCCGTCATTGCGATCGGGAAGGTCGTCCGCCTGCACGAATGTTGGAAGCAGTTGCACGCGCCGTCGACGGCGAATTTACCCCTGTCCGGACTGACGGTGTTGATCACGCGCTCGGAGCAGCAATCCGATACCTTCGCGCAGTTGCTTAGCGATCGCGGTGCAGGTTATATCGACTTACCCGCCCTGGAGATTCGCCCGCCGTCGAGTTGGCGGGCGCTCGATCGTTCGATCGCCCATCTGTCGGAGTTCGACTGGTTGATTCTGACCTCGGGGAACGGCGTTGATGCATTCTGGGAGCGCTTGCGCAAGCGCCAGCTCGACGCACGATCGCTCGCTGGAATTAAGATTGCTGTCGTCGGCAAAAAGACTGCGGCAGTGCTCCGGCAGTGCGGGTTGCAACCGGATTTCATGCCCTCGAAGTTCGTTGCCGACGCGCTAGTGGCAGAGTTTCCCGAGTCAGTAATCGGCAAGCGCATATTGTTTCCACGCGTGGAGTCGGGCGGTCGCGAGATATTAGTGCAGGAACTCGGCAATCGCGGAGCGATCGTGACCGAAGTGCCGGCATATCAGTCGGGGTGCCCTCAGGCGATCTCGCCGGGTGCTTTGCAGGCGCTACAGCAAAAATGGGTGGATGTCATAACGTTTGCAAGTTCGAAAACCGTGCAGAACTTCTGTCGGTTGCTGCTGCCGACCTTCGAGACGCAGGGAGCGCTGAATGCAGCACTCGATGGCATTGCCGTTGCCGCGATCGGTCCGCAAACGGCATGGACCTGTCGGTCTCTGTTCGGGCGATGCGATGTGGAAGCGACCGAACATACCCTGGAAGGGCTGACCGACGCGATCGCCGATTGGGCTGCCCGCACCCGCAAGCACGCACCATCGTAA
- the dxr gene encoding 1-deoxy-D-xylulose-5-phosphate reductoisomerase, with product MKPITIVGSTGSIGTQTLDIVSQYPDRFRVVGLSAGRNVELLARQIRQFRPEIAATCYPEKLPELREAIADLDNPPQLLAGETGVVEVARYGDAQSVVTGIVGCAGLLPTISAIQAGKDIALANKETLIAGGPVVLPLVQQYGVKLLPADSEHSAIFQCLQGVPDGGLRRIVLTASGGAFRDWSVERLASATIADALKHPNWSMGRKITIDSATMMNKGLEVIEAHYLFGLDYDRIDIVIHPQSIIHSLIELQDTSMLAQLGLPDMRLPLLYALSWPDRLYTDWEPLDLVKAASLTFKAPDRLKYPCLELAYAAGRAGGLMPAVLNAANERAVELFLEERIGFLDIPRAIEATCDRLSADNRSDPTLDDIIAADKLARETTRTVCETIARGSASIAVASPTS from the coding sequence GTGAAACCCATCACGATTGTCGGCTCCACCGGCTCGATCGGCACCCAAACCCTCGATATTGTCTCGCAGTATCCCGATCGCTTCCGCGTCGTCGGATTGAGCGCCGGCCGCAACGTCGAGCTACTCGCGCGCCAGATCCGGCAGTTCCGCCCGGAGATTGCCGCCACCTGCTATCCCGAGAAACTCCCCGAACTGCGGGAGGCGATCGCCGATCTGGACAATCCGCCGCAACTGCTGGCTGGCGAGACGGGCGTAGTGGAAGTCGCGCGTTACGGAGACGCCCAGAGCGTCGTGACGGGGATTGTCGGTTGTGCGGGGTTGTTGCCTACGATTTCGGCCATCCAGGCCGGCAAGGATATCGCGCTGGCTAATAAAGAGACGCTAATTGCGGGCGGACCGGTGGTGTTACCGCTGGTGCAGCAATACGGCGTGAAGTTGCTGCCGGCCGACTCGGAGCATTCGGCGATTTTCCAGTGCCTTCAGGGCGTGCCGGACGGCGGCTTGCGTCGCATCGTGCTGACGGCGTCGGGAGGTGCTTTCCGCGACTGGTCGGTGGAACGCCTGGCAAGCGCGACCATTGCCGATGCGCTTAAGCATCCGAACTGGTCGATGGGGCGCAAAATCACGATCGACAGCGCCACCATGATGAACAAGGGTCTTGAAGTCATCGAGGCGCATTACTTGTTCGGGCTGGATTACGATCGCATCGACATCGTCATTCATCCGCAAAGTATCATTCACTCGCTAATCGAGTTGCAGGATACGTCGATGCTGGCGCAATTGGGCTTGCCGGACATGCGCTTGCCGTTGCTGTATGCCCTGTCCTGGCCCGATCGCCTCTACACGGACTGGGAACCGCTAGATTTGGTCAAGGCAGCGAGCCTGACGTTCAAAGCCCCCGATCGCCTCAAGTATCCGTGCTTGGAGCTGGCCTACGCGGCTGGACGGGCGGGCGGACTGATGCCGGCGGTGCTCAACGCGGCCAACGAGCGAGCCGTGGAGCTGTTCCTGGAAGAACGGATTGGTTTCTTGGATATTCCTCGAGCCATCGAGGCTACCTGCGATCGCCTCAGTGCCGACAATCGCTCCGACCCCACGCTCGACGACATCATTGCCGCAGACAAGTTGGCGCGCGAAACCACGCGAACGGTTTGCGAGACGATCGCGCGCGGCAGTGCCTCCATAGCAGTCGCTTCACCGACCTCGTGA
- the prfC gene encoding peptide chain release factor 3, with protein MTQTIATELQLEVARRRNFAIISHPDAGKTTLTEKLLLYGGAIHEAGAVKSRREQRNATSDWMELEKQRGISITSTVLQFAYSDFQINLLDTPGHQDFSEDTYRTLAAADNAVMLIDAAKGLEPQTRKLFEVCKLRSLPIFTFINKLDRPGREPLELIDEIEQELGLQTYPVNWPIGMGDRFKGVYDRRMQKIHLFQRTAHGKKAATSTVVDLGDPRIEELLEQELYFQLKDELEILEGVGPDLDLELVRAGQMTPVFFGSAMTNFGVQLFLDAFLDYAQYPETRRSSAGSLDPTYPEFTGFVFKLQANMDPKHRDRVAFVRVCTGKFERDMTVNHARTGKTVRLSRPQKLFAQDRESVDTAYPGDIIGLNNPGTFAIGDTVYCGQKIVYDGIPCFSPEIFAYLINPNPSKFKQFNKGVTELREEGAVQIMYSTNEARRDPILAAVGQLQIEVVQYRLEAEYGVQTRTEALPYSVARWVTNGWDAVEKAGRMFNAITVKDNWDRPVLLFRNRWNLDQAIADHPDLQLSNIAPIGT; from the coding sequence ATGACGCAAACGATCGCAACCGAACTCCAACTAGAAGTGGCGCGGCGTCGCAACTTCGCCATCATCTCGCACCCGGATGCAGGCAAAACCACGCTCACCGAAAAGCTGTTGCTCTACGGAGGTGCCATCCACGAAGCCGGTGCGGTCAAATCGCGGCGGGAGCAGCGCAACGCGACGTCGGACTGGATGGAGTTGGAGAAACAGCGCGGGATTTCGATTACCTCGACCGTGCTGCAGTTTGCCTATAGCGACTTCCAAATCAACCTACTCGATACCCCCGGTCACCAAGACTTCAGCGAAGACACCTATCGCACGCTGGCGGCTGCCGATAATGCGGTGATGTTGATCGATGCCGCCAAAGGCTTGGAGCCGCAAACGCGCAAGTTGTTTGAAGTGTGCAAGTTGCGATCGCTGCCGATTTTCACCTTCATCAACAAACTCGACCGCCCCGGTCGCGAACCGCTAGAGCTGATCGACGAAATCGAACAAGAACTGGGACTGCAAACCTACCCGGTGAACTGGCCGATCGGCATGGGCGATCGCTTTAAGGGCGTATACGACCGGCGCATGCAGAAAATTCACTTATTTCAACGCACGGCGCACGGGAAGAAAGCCGCCACCTCGACGGTGGTAGACCTGGGGGACCCGCGTATCGAAGAGTTGCTGGAGCAGGAACTCTACTTCCAACTCAAAGACGAATTGGAAATCCTTGAAGGGGTCGGACCGGACCTGGATTTGGAACTCGTGCGTGCCGGTCAAATGACGCCGGTGTTCTTCGGCAGCGCCATGACCAACTTCGGCGTGCAGCTGTTTCTCGATGCGTTTTTGGATTATGCCCAGTATCCCGAAACCCGCCGTTCGTCGGCCGGCAGTCTCGACCCGACCTATCCCGAGTTCACCGGATTCGTGTTCAAGCTACAGGCGAACATGGACCCCAAGCACCGCGATCGCGTTGCCTTCGTGCGGGTGTGTACGGGTAAATTCGAGCGCGACATGACGGTCAATCACGCACGCACCGGCAAAACCGTCCGCCTCTCGCGCCCGCAGAAACTGTTCGCCCAAGACCGCGAATCGGTCGATACGGCCTATCCGGGCGACATCATCGGCTTAAACAATCCGGGCACCTTCGCGATCGGCGACACCGTGTATTGCGGTCAAAAGATCGTCTACGACGGAATTCCGTGCTTTTCCCCGGAAATCTTTGCGTACCTGATCAATCCCAACCCATCCAAATTTAAGCAGTTTAACAAGGGCGTAACGGAGCTGCGCGAAGAAGGTGCGGTGCAAATTATGTACTCGACTAACGAGGCGCGACGCGACCCGATCCTCGCCGCCGTCGGACAGCTACAAATCGAAGTCGTTCAATACCGGTTGGAAGCCGAGTACGGCGTGCAGACGCGCACTGAAGCGCTTCCGTACAGCGTCGCGCGCTGGGTGACCAACGGGTGGGACGCGGTCGAAAAAGCCGGACGGATGTTTAACGCCATCACCGTGAAAGATAACTGGGATCGCCCGGTGCTGCTGTTCCGCAATCGCTGGAACCTCGACCAGGCAATCGCCGACCATCCCGACCTCCAGCTCAGCAACATCGCTCCGATCGGGACCTAG
- the recN gene encoding DNA repair protein RecN — MLVSLAIENFALIDRLDLDFGTGLNVLTGETGAGKSIILDAIDAALGGKATGRFLRTGADRAAIEATFRITPAIASWLDAQEIDRIDEESLVCGRELALGKRGVLRSRSRVNGVLVNRCSLGELRALLLDVTAQGQTGELMQPARQRELLDRYGGDVLQRRRAAVAKAWEHDRAAQNALDRYRQSEQSRLQRLDLLQYQLQELDATDLGDPDELDELLQERDRLAHVVELQQLAYQGYSALYQDESGEAEAAADVLARAEDAVADMARFDSQVQPLLELVQSAIAQVVEAGRQVSAYAANLEADPERFDEVETRTGQLKQICRKYGPTLSDAITLRDRLQAELDDLTVGGRSLDDLERAAQDSYDALTGVCAQLSRQRRTAARRLEKQLIAELAPLGMEKVRFECALEPQPPSANGADRVEFRISPNPGEGLKPLAETASGGEMSRFLLALKACFSQTELGAGTLIFDEIDTGVSGRVASAIGETLHQLARRHQVLCVTHQPLIAAMADAHFRVAKEVMPGTATDRDKTVKQARGKAAAGDRERTVVRVTALDRATRRDELAQLAGGHSGEDAIAFAESLLAQARSRQPDMPSAAVDRA, encoded by the coding sequence ATGCTGGTGTCGCTGGCAATTGAGAACTTCGCACTGATCGATCGCCTCGACCTCGATTTCGGGACTGGTTTGAACGTCCTTACAGGCGAAACCGGGGCGGGCAAATCTATCATCCTGGACGCGATTGATGCCGCACTCGGCGGGAAGGCAACCGGTCGCTTTCTCCGTACGGGCGCCGATCGCGCTGCAATTGAGGCGACGTTTCGCATAACGCCAGCCATCGCTTCTTGGTTGGACGCACAAGAGATAGATCGCATCGATGAGGAAAGTTTGGTGTGCGGTCGCGAGCTGGCACTCGGCAAACGCGGTGTCCTGCGCTCGCGGTCGCGCGTCAACGGCGTGCTCGTCAACCGATGCAGTTTGGGCGAGCTGCGCGCGTTGCTTTTAGATGTCACCGCTCAAGGACAAACGGGCGAGTTGATGCAGCCCGCTCGCCAGCGCGAACTGCTCGATCGCTATGGCGGTGACGTGTTGCAACGGCGGCGAGCGGCAGTCGCCAAAGCCTGGGAGCACGATCGAGCCGCCCAAAATGCCCTCGATCGCTATCGCCAATCCGAACAGAGCCGCTTGCAGCGTTTGGACTTGTTGCAATACCAGCTCCAGGAACTCGACGCTACCGACCTCGGCGACCCCGACGAACTCGACGAACTCCTGCAGGAGCGCGATCGCCTCGCCCACGTTGTCGAACTGCAACAACTGGCCTACCAGGGTTACAGCGCCCTCTACCAGGACGAATCGGGCGAAGCCGAAGCCGCTGCTGACGTGCTGGCACGGGCGGAAGATGCTGTCGCCGATATGGCGCGCTTCGATAGCCAAGTTCAGCCGCTGTTGGAGCTGGTGCAGTCTGCGATCGCGCAGGTGGTCGAAGCCGGGCGCCAGGTCAGTGCCTACGCTGCCAACCTCGAAGCCGATCCCGAACGCTTCGATGAAGTCGAAACGCGGACGGGCCAGCTCAAGCAAATTTGCCGCAAGTACGGGCCGACCTTGAGCGATGCCATTACCCTCCGCGATCGCCTCCAGGCGGAGTTGGACGATCTGACGGTAGGCGGTCGGTCCCTCGACGATCTCGAACGCGCCGCTCAAGACAGCTATGACGCACTGACCGGCGTTTGCGCACAGCTGTCGCGCCAGCGCCGGACCGCTGCCCGCCGCCTGGAAAAGCAACTGATTGCCGAACTCGCCCCCCTCGGCATGGAGAAAGTCCGCTTCGAGTGCGCCCTCGAGCCGCAACCTCCGAGCGCTAACGGTGCCGATCGCGTGGAGTTTCGCATCAGCCCCAACCCCGGTGAAGGGCTCAAGCCGCTGGCAGAAACGGCATCGGGCGGGGAAATGAGCCGCTTTTTACTGGCGCTGAAGGCTTGTTTTTCGCAAACGGAACTGGGGGCGGGCACGCTGATCTTCGACGAAATCGACACGGGCGTCTCCGGACGCGTGGCCAGCGCGATCGGCGAGACCCTCCACCAACTCGCCCGCCGCCATCAGGTGCTCTGCGTCACGCACCAACCCTTGATTGCTGCCATGGCCGACGCGCACTTCCGGGTTGCCAAGGAAGTCATGCCGGGAACCGCCACCGATCGCGACAAGACGGTCAAACAAGCGCGCGGCAAAGCTGCCGCTGGCGATCGCGAGCGCACCGTCGTCCGGGTAACGGCGCTCGATCGCGCCACGCGCCGCGACGAACTGGCGCAACTAGCCGGCGGTCATTCCGGGGAAGACGCGATCGCCTTTGCCGAATCGCTCCTCGCTCAAGCGCGATCGCGTCAGCCCGACATGCCATCTGCTGCGGTCGATCGCGCTTAG
- a CDS encoding Uma2 family endonuclease, producing MVATHGSPHLTPQEYFEWEAHQELRHEYFEGAVFAMTGGSLPHADIALNVASVLRSHLRGRCKVRNSDAKVGISDDGPFVYPDVSVTCDERDRTARKFSRYPCLIVEVVSPGTEAYDRGGKFALYRRLKTLKEYVLVGTERKTVDVFRLNEQGIWMFMPYGEADEVELSSVGVRIPTDSIYEDVVLDLSNG from the coding sequence ATGGTTGCGACCCATGGCTCCCCTCACTTAACGCCCCAGGAATATTTTGAGTGGGAAGCCCATCAAGAACTGCGGCATGAATATTTCGAGGGAGCGGTTTTCGCCATGACTGGAGGGTCCCTCCCTCATGCCGACATTGCTCTTAACGTGGCTAGTGTCTTGCGATCGCATCTCCGAGGGCGTTGTAAGGTGAGAAATTCGGATGCCAAGGTGGGGATTAGTGATGATGGTCCCTTTGTCTACCCCGATGTCAGCGTGACCTGCGATGAAAGAGATCGAACTGCTCGGAAATTTTCCCGCTATCCTTGCCTGATTGTAGAAGTAGTTTCACCGGGCACAGAGGCTTATGACCGAGGGGGAAAATTTGCCCTTTACCGCCGTTTGAAAACCCTCAAGGAGTATGTTTTAGTTGGCACCGAACGCAAGACTGTTGACGTCTTCAGGCTGAACGAACAGGGTATCTGGATGTTTATGCCCTATGGAGAAGCAGACGAGGTCGAACTGAGTAGTGTCGGCGTGAGAATTCCCACAGACTCAATCTATGAAGACGTGGTGCTAGATCTCTCGAACGGATAA
- a CDS encoding lysophospholipid acyltransferase family protein encodes MTESSTEPTDSAASTSAQRDREAAVSLALYHLFKWSFVAPLLHLYCRGRIYGAEHVPTSGPLVVVSNHASNIDPMFVSCSVGRPVAFMAKAELFRIPVLKQAIALYGAYPVKRGTGDLSAVRSAIDALENGWAAGIFLEGTRRKDGRIPHPKLGAARIAAKLQVPLLPLSLWGTNKIFTTNGSFPPEPVTIRIGEPVAPPKTSDRAELRAVTDRCVAVIHEMHELGR; translated from the coding sequence ATGACCGAATCCAGTACCGAGCCGACCGATTCCGCTGCGAGCACGTCTGCCCAACGCGATCGCGAAGCAGCCGTTAGCCTGGCGCTATATCACCTTTTCAAGTGGTCGTTTGTCGCACCGCTGCTTCATCTATACTGTCGCGGGCGCATTTACGGAGCGGAGCACGTGCCAACGAGCGGTCCGTTGGTCGTGGTTAGCAACCATGCCAGCAACATCGACCCGATGTTCGTTTCTTGCAGCGTGGGCCGACCGGTGGCATTCATGGCCAAAGCAGAGCTCTTTCGCATTCCAGTACTCAAGCAGGCGATCGCGCTCTACGGTGCCTATCCGGTCAAGCGCGGCACGGGCGATTTGAGTGCGGTGCGATCGGCGATCGATGCGCTAGAGAATGGCTGGGCAGCCGGCATATTTCTGGAAGGCACGCGCCGTAAAGACGGTCGCATCCCCCACCCCAAATTGGGTGCGGCGAGGATCGCGGCTAAACTCCAAGTGCCGCTGCTGCCGCTGAGCCTGTGGGGCACGAACAAAATCTTCACCACGAACGGCAGTTTTCCGCCAGAACCCGTCACTATTCGCATTGGGGAGCCGGTCGCGCCGCCGAAAACCAGCGATCGGGCGGAGTTGCGAGCGGTTACGGATCGATGCGTAGCGGTTATCCACGAGATGCACGAACTCGGTCGGTGA